A single window of Nicotiana tomentosiformis chromosome 1, ASM39032v3, whole genome shotgun sequence DNA harbors:
- the LOC104085153 gene encoding uncharacterized protein isoform X6, translating into MKSKPRAVFMAFGTKGDVYPVAAIAAAFASDQEQYQVVFITHSAHEVSKSGRVFILYFWNLRMHLRANQVMYIPVSSPPAVSPLEHYGSTEVTFSAHKREITQNHRHECTLIFEDIFGDVPNVEGDLIAINFFALEGWSLAELFQIRCIVVAPYVVPYSAPSSFERQFRKELPDLYKYLQEAPSHKVGWKDVIHWMWPLFAEEWGSWRSLDLKLSAFPFTDPVTGLPTFHERLPSPLLLHYPGACITFCKEELLSDIQWLDDRYGFSKEIVECPGYWPSKVRVCGFWFPPRKWQFSCNDCAEISASGISGNLNKQNKLCSARLGLQFFIKFPAKELPVFIGLSSVGSMGFLRNSRAFLRVLGTALDISGCRFILFSAGYKPLEEAIESYAKEASSCSEQTHWSNEGVSLFGGRLFCFCGSVPYNWLFPRCAAAVHHGGSGSTAAALQAGVPQVICPFMLDQFYWAERMFWLGVAPEPLRREHLVPDKDEDFYIKEAANMLVRALDYTQTSEVKARALQISNKLSNEDGVSEAVRLIKEELRSCQ; encoded by the exons ATGAAGAGCAAACCAAGAGCTGTTTTCATGGCTTTTGGAACTAAAGGCGATGTCTACCCTGTTGCC GCCATTGCTGCAGCCTTTGCTAGCGATCAGGAACAATATCAAGTGGTTTTTATAACTCATTCAGCTCATGAGGTTAGCAAAAGTGGAagagtttttattttatatttttgg AACTTGAGGATGCACTTGAGAGCAAATCAAGTTATGTATATTCCAGTTTCATCACCACCTGCCGTTTCGCCTCTTGAACATTATG GTTCAACGGAGGTAACTTTTTCTGCCCACAAAAGGGAAATTACCCAGAATCATAGGCATGAGTGTACTTTGATCTTTGAGGATATCTTTGGAGATGTCCCAAATGTGGAGGGTGATCTTATTGCTATTAATTTCTTTGCTCTG GAAGGTTGGAGTCTTGCAGAGCTTTTTCAGATCCGTTGCATTGTGGTTGCTCCTTATGTTGTTCCTTATAG TGCTCCTTCATCATTTGAACGGCAATTTAGGAAAGAACTTCCAGATTTATATAAGTATCTCCAGGAAGCTCCCAGTCACAAG GTTGGTTGGAAAGATGTCATCCATTGGATGTGGCCACTTTTCGCTGAGGAGTGGGGCTCATGGAGAAGTTTGGACCTGAAGCTCAGTGCCTTTCCTTTTACG GACCCTGTAACTGGTCTTCCGACATTCCATGAGAGGCTCCCGTCTCCTCTGCTATT GCACTATCCTGGTGCCTGTATTACCTTTTGTAAAGAAGAACTGCTTTCTGACATACAGTGGCTTGATGACAGGTATGGATTTAGCAAAGAAATTGTCGAATGCCCTG GTTATTGGCCATCAAAAGTGCGGGTTTGTGGCTTTTGGTTTCCTCCCAGGAAATGGCAGTTTTCATGCAATGACTGTGCAGAAATCTCTGCATCCGGTATTTCAGGGAATTTGAATAAGCAAAACAAACTGTGTTCTGCCCGCCTCGGCTTGCAGTTTTTCATCAAATTTCCTGCTAAAGAGCTGCCTGTTTTCATAGGACTGAGTTCAGTTGGAAG CATGGGTTTCCTGAGGAACTCTCGTGCATTCCTTCGGGTGCTTGGAACTGCGTTAGACATATCGGGTTGCAGATTTATTCTGTTCTCAGCTGGCTATAAACCTTTAGAAGAAGCAATTGAATCATATGCCAAGGAAGCATCCTCTTGTTCAGAACAAACACATTGGAGTAATGAAGGAGTTTCTCTTTTCGGAGGCCGACTCTTTTGTTTCTGTGG TTCCGTCCCATACAACTGGCTGTTCCCAAGATGTGCAGCTGCAGTCCATCACGGTGGAAG TGGATCCACTGCTGCTGCTTTACAGGCTGGAGTTCCTCAG GTGATATGTCCATTTATGCTGGATCAATTCTACTGGGCGGAGAGGATGTTTTGGCTTGGTGTTGCCCCCGAGCCATTGAGAAGAGAACACTTGGTGCCAGATAAAGATGAGGATTTCTATATCAAGGAAGCTGCAAACATGCTTGTGAGGGCCTTGGACTATACACAGACTTCTGAAGTCAAAGCCCGTGCTTTGCAGATTTCTAATAAATTGTCAAATGAG GATGGAGTATCAGAAGCAGTCCGTCTCATAAAGGAAGAGCTAAGAAGTTGTCAATAA
- the LOC104085153 gene encoding uncharacterized protein isoform X2 — translation MKSKPRAVFMAFGTKGDVYPVAAIAAAFASDQEQYQVVFITHSAHENLRMHLRANQVMYIPVSSPPAVSPLEHYGSTEVTFSAHKREITQNHRHECTLIFEDIFGDVPNVEGDLIAINFFALEGWSLAELFQIRCIVVAPYVVPYSAPSSFERQFRKELPDLYKYLQEAPSHKVGWKDVIHWMWPLFAEEWGSWRSLDLKLSAFPFTDPVTGLPTFHERLPSPLLLKTAIALSDIRIFSSNRHYPGACITFCKEELLSDIQWLDDSDEKTRLLSHLSQIVLSMQKVIINEAILRKLLWFSVAIELISENLYYLGYWPSKVRVCGFWFPPRKWQFSCNDCAEISASGISGNLNKQNKLCSARLGLQFFIKFPAKELPVFIGLSSVGSMGFLRNSRAFLRVLGTALDISGCRFILFSAGYKPLEEAIESYAKEASSCSEQTHWSNEGVSLFGGRLFCFCGSVPYNWLFPRCAAAVHHGGSGSTAAALQAGVPQVICPFMLDQFYWAERMFWLGVAPEPLRREHLVPDKDEDFYIKEAANMLVRALDYTQTSEVKARALQISNKLSNEDGVSEAVRLIKEELRSCQ, via the exons ATGAAGAGCAAACCAAGAGCTGTTTTCATGGCTTTTGGAACTAAAGGCGATGTCTACCCTGTTGCC GCCATTGCTGCAGCCTTTGCTAGCGATCAGGAACAATATCAAGTGGTTTTTATAACTCATTCAGCTCATGAG AACTTGAGGATGCACTTGAGAGCAAATCAAGTTATGTATATTCCAGTTTCATCACCACCTGCCGTTTCGCCTCTTGAACATTATG GTTCAACGGAGGTAACTTTTTCTGCCCACAAAAGGGAAATTACCCAGAATCATAGGCATGAGTGTACTTTGATCTTTGAGGATATCTTTGGAGATGTCCCAAATGTGGAGGGTGATCTTATTGCTATTAATTTCTTTGCTCTG GAAGGTTGGAGTCTTGCAGAGCTTTTTCAGATCCGTTGCATTGTGGTTGCTCCTTATGTTGTTCCTTATAG TGCTCCTTCATCATTTGAACGGCAATTTAGGAAAGAACTTCCAGATTTATATAAGTATCTCCAGGAAGCTCCCAGTCACAAG GTTGGTTGGAAAGATGTCATCCATTGGATGTGGCCACTTTTCGCTGAGGAGTGGGGCTCATGGAGAAGTTTGGACCTGAAGCTCAGTGCCTTTCCTTTTACG GACCCTGTAACTGGTCTTCCGACATTCCATGAGAGGCTCCCGTCTCCTCTGCTATT GAAAACTGCTATTGCACTTTCTGACATACGTATTTTCTCTTCTAACAGGCACTATCCTGGTGCCTGTATTACCTTTTGTAAAGAAGAACTGCTTTCTGACATACAGTGGCTTGATGACAG TGACGAGAAGACAAGATTGTTAAGCCATCTCTCTCAGATAGTTTTGTCAATGCAAAAGGTGATAATTAACGAAGCCATATTGAGAAAGCTGTTGTGGTTTTCTGTTGCTATTGAGCTGATAAGTGAAAACCTTTACTATTTAGGTTATTGGCCATCAAAAGTGCGGGTTTGTGGCTTTTGGTTTCCTCCCAGGAAATGGCAGTTTTCATGCAATGACTGTGCAGAAATCTCTGCATCCGGTATTTCAGGGAATTTGAATAAGCAAAACAAACTGTGTTCTGCCCGCCTCGGCTTGCAGTTTTTCATCAAATTTCCTGCTAAAGAGCTGCCTGTTTTCATAGGACTGAGTTCAGTTGGAAG CATGGGTTTCCTGAGGAACTCTCGTGCATTCCTTCGGGTGCTTGGAACTGCGTTAGACATATCGGGTTGCAGATTTATTCTGTTCTCAGCTGGCTATAAACCTTTAGAAGAAGCAATTGAATCATATGCCAAGGAAGCATCCTCTTGTTCAGAACAAACACATTGGAGTAATGAAGGAGTTTCTCTTTTCGGAGGCCGACTCTTTTGTTTCTGTGG TTCCGTCCCATACAACTGGCTGTTCCCAAGATGTGCAGCTGCAGTCCATCACGGTGGAAG TGGATCCACTGCTGCTGCTTTACAGGCTGGAGTTCCTCAG GTGATATGTCCATTTATGCTGGATCAATTCTACTGGGCGGAGAGGATGTTTTGGCTTGGTGTTGCCCCCGAGCCATTGAGAAGAGAACACTTGGTGCCAGATAAAGATGAGGATTTCTATATCAAGGAAGCTGCAAACATGCTTGTGAGGGCCTTGGACTATACACAGACTTCTGAAGTCAAAGCCCGTGCTTTGCAGATTTCTAATAAATTGTCAAATGAG GATGGAGTATCAGAAGCAGTCCGTCTCATAAAGGAAGAGCTAAGAAGTTGTCAATAA
- the LOC104085153 gene encoding sterol 3-beta-glucosyltransferase isoform X8 — protein sequence MKSKPRAVFMAFGTKGDVYPVAAIAAAFASDQEQYQVVFITHSAHEVSKSGRVFILYFWNLRMHLRANQVMYIPVSSPPAVSPLEHYGSTEVTFSAHKREITQNHRHECTLIFEDIFGDVPNVEGDLIAINFFALEGWSLAELFQIRCIVVAPYVVPYSAPSSFERQFRKELPDLYKYLQEAPSHKVGWKDVIHWMWPLFAEEWGSWRSLDLKLSAFPFTDPVTGLPTFHERLPSPLLLYGFSKEIVECPGYWPSKVRVCGFWFPPRKWQFSCNDCAEISASGISGNLNKQNKLCSARLGLQFFIKFPAKELPVFIGLSSVGSMGFLRNSRAFLRVLGTALDISGCRFILFSAGYKPLEEAIESYAKEASSCSEQTHWSNEGVSLFGGRLFCFCGSVPYNWLFPRCAAAVHHGGSGSTAAALQAGVPQVICPFMLDQFYWAERMFWLGVAPEPLRREHLVPDKDEDFYIKEAANMLVRALDYTQTSEVKARALQISNKLSNEDGVSEAVRLIKEELRSCQ from the exons ATGAAGAGCAAACCAAGAGCTGTTTTCATGGCTTTTGGAACTAAAGGCGATGTCTACCCTGTTGCC GCCATTGCTGCAGCCTTTGCTAGCGATCAGGAACAATATCAAGTGGTTTTTATAACTCATTCAGCTCATGAGGTTAGCAAAAGTGGAagagtttttattttatatttttgg AACTTGAGGATGCACTTGAGAGCAAATCAAGTTATGTATATTCCAGTTTCATCACCACCTGCCGTTTCGCCTCTTGAACATTATG GTTCAACGGAGGTAACTTTTTCTGCCCACAAAAGGGAAATTACCCAGAATCATAGGCATGAGTGTACTTTGATCTTTGAGGATATCTTTGGAGATGTCCCAAATGTGGAGGGTGATCTTATTGCTATTAATTTCTTTGCTCTG GAAGGTTGGAGTCTTGCAGAGCTTTTTCAGATCCGTTGCATTGTGGTTGCTCCTTATGTTGTTCCTTATAG TGCTCCTTCATCATTTGAACGGCAATTTAGGAAAGAACTTCCAGATTTATATAAGTATCTCCAGGAAGCTCCCAGTCACAAG GTTGGTTGGAAAGATGTCATCCATTGGATGTGGCCACTTTTCGCTGAGGAGTGGGGCTCATGGAGAAGTTTGGACCTGAAGCTCAGTGCCTTTCCTTTTACG GACCCTGTAACTGGTCTTCCGACATTCCATGAGAGGCTCCCGTCTCCTCTGCTATT GTATGGATTTAGCAAAGAAATTGTCGAATGCCCTG GTTATTGGCCATCAAAAGTGCGGGTTTGTGGCTTTTGGTTTCCTCCCAGGAAATGGCAGTTTTCATGCAATGACTGTGCAGAAATCTCTGCATCCGGTATTTCAGGGAATTTGAATAAGCAAAACAAACTGTGTTCTGCCCGCCTCGGCTTGCAGTTTTTCATCAAATTTCCTGCTAAAGAGCTGCCTGTTTTCATAGGACTGAGTTCAGTTGGAAG CATGGGTTTCCTGAGGAACTCTCGTGCATTCCTTCGGGTGCTTGGAACTGCGTTAGACATATCGGGTTGCAGATTTATTCTGTTCTCAGCTGGCTATAAACCTTTAGAAGAAGCAATTGAATCATATGCCAAGGAAGCATCCTCTTGTTCAGAACAAACACATTGGAGTAATGAAGGAGTTTCTCTTTTCGGAGGCCGACTCTTTTGTTTCTGTGG TTCCGTCCCATACAACTGGCTGTTCCCAAGATGTGCAGCTGCAGTCCATCACGGTGGAAG TGGATCCACTGCTGCTGCTTTACAGGCTGGAGTTCCTCAG GTGATATGTCCATTTATGCTGGATCAATTCTACTGGGCGGAGAGGATGTTTTGGCTTGGTGTTGCCCCCGAGCCATTGAGAAGAGAACACTTGGTGCCAGATAAAGATGAGGATTTCTATATCAAGGAAGCTGCAAACATGCTTGTGAGGGCCTTGGACTATACACAGACTTCTGAAGTCAAAGCCCGTGCTTTGCAGATTTCTAATAAATTGTCAAATGAG GATGGAGTATCAGAAGCAGTCCGTCTCATAAAGGAAGAGCTAAGAAGTTGTCAATAA
- the LOC104085153 gene encoding sterol 3-beta-glucosyltransferase isoform X12, protein MKSKPRAVFMAFGTKGDVYPVAAIAAAFASDQEQYQVVFITHSAHEVSKSGRVFILYFWNLRMHLRANQVMYIPVSSPPAVSPLEHYGSTEVTFSAHKREITQNHRHECTLIFEDIFGDVPNVEGDLIAINFFALEGWSLAELFQIRCIVVAPYVVPYSAPSSFERQFRKELPDLYKYLQEAPSHKVGWKDVIHWMWPLFAEEWGSWRSLDLKLSAFPFTDPVTGLPTFHERLPSPLLLYGFSKEIVECPGNLNKQNKLCSARLGLQFFIKFPAKELPVFIGLSSVGSMGFLRNSRAFLRVLGTALDISGCRFILFSAGYKPLEEAIESYAKEASSCSEQTHWSNEGVSLFGGRLFCFCGSVPYNWLFPRCAAAVHHGGSGSTAAALQAGVPQVICPFMLDQFYWAERMFWLGVAPEPLRREHLVPDKDEDFYIKEAANMLVRALDYTQTSEVKARALQISNKLSNEDGVSEAVRLIKEELRSCQ, encoded by the exons ATGAAGAGCAAACCAAGAGCTGTTTTCATGGCTTTTGGAACTAAAGGCGATGTCTACCCTGTTGCC GCCATTGCTGCAGCCTTTGCTAGCGATCAGGAACAATATCAAGTGGTTTTTATAACTCATTCAGCTCATGAGGTTAGCAAAAGTGGAagagtttttattttatatttttgg AACTTGAGGATGCACTTGAGAGCAAATCAAGTTATGTATATTCCAGTTTCATCACCACCTGCCGTTTCGCCTCTTGAACATTATG GTTCAACGGAGGTAACTTTTTCTGCCCACAAAAGGGAAATTACCCAGAATCATAGGCATGAGTGTACTTTGATCTTTGAGGATATCTTTGGAGATGTCCCAAATGTGGAGGGTGATCTTATTGCTATTAATTTCTTTGCTCTG GAAGGTTGGAGTCTTGCAGAGCTTTTTCAGATCCGTTGCATTGTGGTTGCTCCTTATGTTGTTCCTTATAG TGCTCCTTCATCATTTGAACGGCAATTTAGGAAAGAACTTCCAGATTTATATAAGTATCTCCAGGAAGCTCCCAGTCACAAG GTTGGTTGGAAAGATGTCATCCATTGGATGTGGCCACTTTTCGCTGAGGAGTGGGGCTCATGGAGAAGTTTGGACCTGAAGCTCAGTGCCTTTCCTTTTACG GACCCTGTAACTGGTCTTCCGACATTCCATGAGAGGCTCCCGTCTCCTCTGCTATT GTATGGATTTAGCAAAGAAATTGTCGAATGCCCTG GGAATTTGAATAAGCAAAACAAACTGTGTTCTGCCCGCCTCGGCTTGCAGTTTTTCATCAAATTTCCTGCTAAAGAGCTGCCTGTTTTCATAGGACTGAGTTCAGTTGGAAG CATGGGTTTCCTGAGGAACTCTCGTGCATTCCTTCGGGTGCTTGGAACTGCGTTAGACATATCGGGTTGCAGATTTATTCTGTTCTCAGCTGGCTATAAACCTTTAGAAGAAGCAATTGAATCATATGCCAAGGAAGCATCCTCTTGTTCAGAACAAACACATTGGAGTAATGAAGGAGTTTCTCTTTTCGGAGGCCGACTCTTTTGTTTCTGTGG TTCCGTCCCATACAACTGGCTGTTCCCAAGATGTGCAGCTGCAGTCCATCACGGTGGAAG TGGATCCACTGCTGCTGCTTTACAGGCTGGAGTTCCTCAG GTGATATGTCCATTTATGCTGGATCAATTCTACTGGGCGGAGAGGATGTTTTGGCTTGGTGTTGCCCCCGAGCCATTGAGAAGAGAACACTTGGTGCCAGATAAAGATGAGGATTTCTATATCAAGGAAGCTGCAAACATGCTTGTGAGGGCCTTGGACTATACACAGACTTCTGAAGTCAAAGCCCGTGCTTTGCAGATTTCTAATAAATTGTCAAATGAG GATGGAGTATCAGAAGCAGTCCGTCTCATAAAGGAAGAGCTAAGAAGTTGTCAATAA
- the LOC104085153 gene encoding uncharacterized protein isoform X7, translating to MKSKPRAVFMAFGTKGDVYPVAAIAAAFASDQEQYQVVFITHSAHEVSKSGRVFILYFWNLRMHLRANQVMYIPVSSPPAVSPLEHYGSTEVTFSAHKREITQNHRHECTLIFEDIFGDVPNVEGDLIAINFFALEGWSLAELFQIRCIVVAPYVVPYSAPSSFERQFRKELPDLYKYLQEAPSHKVGWKDVIHWMWPLFAEEWGSWRSLDLKLSAFPFTDPVTGLPTFHERLPSPLLLKTAIALSDIRIFSSNRHYPGACITFCKEELLSDIQWLDDRYGFSKEIVECPGNLNKQNKLCSARLGLQFFIKFPAKELPVFIGLSSVGSMGFLRNSRAFLRVLGTALDISGCRFILFSAGYKPLEEAIESYAKEASSCSEQTHWSNEGVSLFGGRLFCFCGSVPYNWLFPRCAAAVHHGGSGSTAAALQAGVPQVICPFMLDQFYWAERMFWLGVAPEPLRREHLVPDKDEDFYIKEAANMLVRALDYTQTSEVKARALQISNKLSNEDGVSEAVRLIKEELRSCQ from the exons ATGAAGAGCAAACCAAGAGCTGTTTTCATGGCTTTTGGAACTAAAGGCGATGTCTACCCTGTTGCC GCCATTGCTGCAGCCTTTGCTAGCGATCAGGAACAATATCAAGTGGTTTTTATAACTCATTCAGCTCATGAGGTTAGCAAAAGTGGAagagtttttattttatatttttgg AACTTGAGGATGCACTTGAGAGCAAATCAAGTTATGTATATTCCAGTTTCATCACCACCTGCCGTTTCGCCTCTTGAACATTATG GTTCAACGGAGGTAACTTTTTCTGCCCACAAAAGGGAAATTACCCAGAATCATAGGCATGAGTGTACTTTGATCTTTGAGGATATCTTTGGAGATGTCCCAAATGTGGAGGGTGATCTTATTGCTATTAATTTCTTTGCTCTG GAAGGTTGGAGTCTTGCAGAGCTTTTTCAGATCCGTTGCATTGTGGTTGCTCCTTATGTTGTTCCTTATAG TGCTCCTTCATCATTTGAACGGCAATTTAGGAAAGAACTTCCAGATTTATATAAGTATCTCCAGGAAGCTCCCAGTCACAAG GTTGGTTGGAAAGATGTCATCCATTGGATGTGGCCACTTTTCGCTGAGGAGTGGGGCTCATGGAGAAGTTTGGACCTGAAGCTCAGTGCCTTTCCTTTTACG GACCCTGTAACTGGTCTTCCGACATTCCATGAGAGGCTCCCGTCTCCTCTGCTATT GAAAACTGCTATTGCACTTTCTGACATACGTATTTTCTCTTCTAACAGGCACTATCCTGGTGCCTGTATTACCTTTTGTAAAGAAGAACTGCTTTCTGACATACAGTGGCTTGATGACAGGTATGGATTTAGCAAAGAAATTGTCGAATGCCCTG GGAATTTGAATAAGCAAAACAAACTGTGTTCTGCCCGCCTCGGCTTGCAGTTTTTCATCAAATTTCCTGCTAAAGAGCTGCCTGTTTTCATAGGACTGAGTTCAGTTGGAAG CATGGGTTTCCTGAGGAACTCTCGTGCATTCCTTCGGGTGCTTGGAACTGCGTTAGACATATCGGGTTGCAGATTTATTCTGTTCTCAGCTGGCTATAAACCTTTAGAAGAAGCAATTGAATCATATGCCAAGGAAGCATCCTCTTGTTCAGAACAAACACATTGGAGTAATGAAGGAGTTTCTCTTTTCGGAGGCCGACTCTTTTGTTTCTGTGG TTCCGTCCCATACAACTGGCTGTTCCCAAGATGTGCAGCTGCAGTCCATCACGGTGGAAG TGGATCCACTGCTGCTGCTTTACAGGCTGGAGTTCCTCAG GTGATATGTCCATTTATGCTGGATCAATTCTACTGGGCGGAGAGGATGTTTTGGCTTGGTGTTGCCCCCGAGCCATTGAGAAGAGAACACTTGGTGCCAGATAAAGATGAGGATTTCTATATCAAGGAAGCTGCAAACATGCTTGTGAGGGCCTTGGACTATACACAGACTTCTGAAGTCAAAGCCCGTGCTTTGCAGATTTCTAATAAATTGTCAAATGAG GATGGAGTATCAGAAGCAGTCCGTCTCATAAAGGAAGAGCTAAGAAGTTGTCAATAA
- the LOC104085153 gene encoding uncharacterized protein isoform X1 → MKSKPRAVFMAFGTKGDVYPVAAIAAAFASDQEQYQVVFITHSAHEVSKSGRVFILYFWNLRMHLRANQVMYIPVSSPPAVSPLEHYGSTEVTFSAHKREITQNHRHECTLIFEDIFGDVPNVEGDLIAINFFALEGWSLAELFQIRCIVVAPYVVPYSAPSSFERQFRKELPDLYKYLQEAPSHKVGWKDVIHWMWPLFAEEWGSWRSLDLKLSAFPFTDPVTGLPTFHERLPSPLLLKTAIALSDIRIFSSNRHYPGACITFCKEELLSDIQWLDDSDEKTRLLSHLSQIVLSMQKVIINEAILRKLLWFSVAIELISENLYYLGYWPSKVRVCGFWFPPRKWQFSCNDCAEISASGISGNLNKQNKLCSARLGLQFFIKFPAKELPVFIGLSSVGSMGFLRNSRAFLRVLGTALDISGCRFILFSAGYKPLEEAIESYAKEASSCSEQTHWSNEGVSLFGGRLFCFCGSVPYNWLFPRCAAAVHHGGSGSTAAALQAGVPQVICPFMLDQFYWAERMFWLGVAPEPLRREHLVPDKDEDFYIKEAANMLVRALDYTQTSEVKARALQISNKLSNEDGVSEAVRLIKEELRSCQ, encoded by the exons ATGAAGAGCAAACCAAGAGCTGTTTTCATGGCTTTTGGAACTAAAGGCGATGTCTACCCTGTTGCC GCCATTGCTGCAGCCTTTGCTAGCGATCAGGAACAATATCAAGTGGTTTTTATAACTCATTCAGCTCATGAGGTTAGCAAAAGTGGAagagtttttattttatatttttgg AACTTGAGGATGCACTTGAGAGCAAATCAAGTTATGTATATTCCAGTTTCATCACCACCTGCCGTTTCGCCTCTTGAACATTATG GTTCAACGGAGGTAACTTTTTCTGCCCACAAAAGGGAAATTACCCAGAATCATAGGCATGAGTGTACTTTGATCTTTGAGGATATCTTTGGAGATGTCCCAAATGTGGAGGGTGATCTTATTGCTATTAATTTCTTTGCTCTG GAAGGTTGGAGTCTTGCAGAGCTTTTTCAGATCCGTTGCATTGTGGTTGCTCCTTATGTTGTTCCTTATAG TGCTCCTTCATCATTTGAACGGCAATTTAGGAAAGAACTTCCAGATTTATATAAGTATCTCCAGGAAGCTCCCAGTCACAAG GTTGGTTGGAAAGATGTCATCCATTGGATGTGGCCACTTTTCGCTGAGGAGTGGGGCTCATGGAGAAGTTTGGACCTGAAGCTCAGTGCCTTTCCTTTTACG GACCCTGTAACTGGTCTTCCGACATTCCATGAGAGGCTCCCGTCTCCTCTGCTATT GAAAACTGCTATTGCACTTTCTGACATACGTATTTTCTCTTCTAACAGGCACTATCCTGGTGCCTGTATTACCTTTTGTAAAGAAGAACTGCTTTCTGACATACAGTGGCTTGATGACAG TGACGAGAAGACAAGATTGTTAAGCCATCTCTCTCAGATAGTTTTGTCAATGCAAAAGGTGATAATTAACGAAGCCATATTGAGAAAGCTGTTGTGGTTTTCTGTTGCTATTGAGCTGATAAGTGAAAACCTTTACTATTTAGGTTATTGGCCATCAAAAGTGCGGGTTTGTGGCTTTTGGTTTCCTCCCAGGAAATGGCAGTTTTCATGCAATGACTGTGCAGAAATCTCTGCATCCGGTATTTCAGGGAATTTGAATAAGCAAAACAAACTGTGTTCTGCCCGCCTCGGCTTGCAGTTTTTCATCAAATTTCCTGCTAAAGAGCTGCCTGTTTTCATAGGACTGAGTTCAGTTGGAAG CATGGGTTTCCTGAGGAACTCTCGTGCATTCCTTCGGGTGCTTGGAACTGCGTTAGACATATCGGGTTGCAGATTTATTCTGTTCTCAGCTGGCTATAAACCTTTAGAAGAAGCAATTGAATCATATGCCAAGGAAGCATCCTCTTGTTCAGAACAAACACATTGGAGTAATGAAGGAGTTTCTCTTTTCGGAGGCCGACTCTTTTGTTTCTGTGG TTCCGTCCCATACAACTGGCTGTTCCCAAGATGTGCAGCTGCAGTCCATCACGGTGGAAG TGGATCCACTGCTGCTGCTTTACAGGCTGGAGTTCCTCAG GTGATATGTCCATTTATGCTGGATCAATTCTACTGGGCGGAGAGGATGTTTTGGCTTGGTGTTGCCCCCGAGCCATTGAGAAGAGAACACTTGGTGCCAGATAAAGATGAGGATTTCTATATCAAGGAAGCTGCAAACATGCTTGTGAGGGCCTTGGACTATACACAGACTTCTGAAGTCAAAGCCCGTGCTTTGCAGATTTCTAATAAATTGTCAAATGAG GATGGAGTATCAGAAGCAGTCCGTCTCATAAAGGAAGAGCTAAGAAGTTGTCAATAA